The proteins below come from a single Candidatus Marimicrobium litorale genomic window:
- a CDS encoding peptidylprolyl isomerase translates to MKNVITRLLHLSLCLLLALLATAPAQAATEVIDQVVAIIDDDIIMASELRERVSALTQSLQSRGVQMPPEDTLIRETLDQLILENIQLQMGRRAGVRISDEEINRATQRIAAQNRMTLEQFQAALQSRGQSYENMREQVRREMMIRRVQMGNINQRVQITEEEVGNFMSTREGQNLTQPEFRLLHALIALPSDASPEQVSAANRQAEAVLSRIRSGTDFAQAVQDSTNPYQFTGGDLGWRKLADLPSLFGDVAPALKPGETSEPIRSDSGFHIINLVEVRGREQVVTQTKARHILIKPSEIMTDAQAQALAANLRARVLAGEDFSELAQEYSEDIGSAQEGGELGWTTPGQMVPEFEATVQKTPVGEIAEPVRTQFGWHVVKVEGRRDEDMSDLATRNKAMDYVHNRKYQEELDAWLRQIRDEAFVDIK, encoded by the coding sequence ATGAAGAACGTGATTACTAGACTATTGCACCTCTCGCTGTGCCTGCTGCTCGCTCTGTTGGCAACGGCGCCTGCACAGGCCGCTACTGAGGTCATCGACCAGGTCGTGGCGATAATCGATGATGACATCATTATGGCAAGTGAGCTGCGCGAACGGGTCAGCGCTTTGACCCAGAGCTTGCAATCGCGAGGCGTCCAGATGCCGCCGGAAGACACCCTGATTCGCGAGACCCTGGATCAACTCATCCTCGAAAATATCCAGCTGCAAATGGGCAGGCGTGCAGGCGTTCGCATTTCCGACGAAGAGATCAATCGCGCCACCCAGCGCATCGCAGCCCAAAACCGCATGACCCTGGAACAGTTTCAGGCAGCACTGCAGTCGCGGGGTCAGTCCTACGAAAACATGCGGGAGCAGGTGCGCCGCGAAATGATGATCAGACGCGTGCAAATGGGCAATATCAACCAGCGCGTTCAGATTACCGAGGAGGAGGTCGGGAACTTCATGTCGACTCGCGAGGGTCAAAACCTGACCCAACCGGAGTTCCGCCTGCTCCACGCGCTGATTGCGCTGCCTTCTGATGCGTCTCCCGAACAGGTTTCAGCCGCCAACCGCCAAGCTGAGGCTGTGCTCAGTCGCATTCGCTCGGGCACGGATTTCGCACAGGCGGTGCAAGACAGTACCAACCCCTACCAATTCACCGGTGGTGACCTGGGCTGGCGCAAACTGGCAGATCTGCCCTCACTGTTCGGTGATGTCGCCCCGGCTCTCAAGCCGGGAGAAACCTCAGAACCGATTCGCTCTGACAGCGGTTTTCATATCATCAACCTCGTGGAAGTCAGGGGGCGCGAGCAGGTTGTCACACAGACCAAGGCACGCCATATTCTGATCAAGCCCTCAGAGATAATGACAGACGCACAGGCTCAAGCACTGGCAGCCAACCTGCGCGCCAGAGTGCTGGCAGGTGAGGATTTCAGTGAATTGGCGCAGGAGTATTCAGAGGATATCGGCTCCGCTCAGGAGGGAGGCGAGTTGGGCTGGACCACGCCCGGACAAATGGTGCCCGAATTCGAGGCCACTGTGCAAAAAACCCCAGTTGGCGAGATTGCAGAACCCGTGCGCACCCAGTTCGGCTGGCACGTCGTTAAGGTGGAGGGCCGACGCGACGAGGACATGTCTGACCTGGCAACGCGCAATAAGGCTATGGATTACGTGCACAACCGCAAGTACCAGGAAGAGCTCGACGCCTGGCTGCGACAAATTCGCGACGAAGCCTTCGTCGACATCAAGTAG
- the pdxA gene encoding 4-hydroxythreonine-4-phosphate dehydrogenase PdxA: MNVPRIALTAGEPAGIGPDVILTAAQHTWDAELVAIADPDLLHERAQALGLNITLSPLDPNAPAEIRPAGTLGIQPVPLHHPTRAGKLDPANAPYVIETLREAVKGCQKHIYQAMVTGPVQKSVINDAGIPFTGHTEFLAEACGTPQVVMMLATRQLRVALATTHLPLREIANAITPELLTSTLNILHTDLRDKFGIPSPRIAVLGVNPHAGESGHMGREEIDTLIPVMEALRADGMDLTGPLPADTAFNPKVLDNSDAVFAMYHDQGLPVLKYAGFGEAINITLGLPLVRTSVDHGTALELAGSGEADWRSLEQAILIACELSQGQNTRR, encoded by the coding sequence GTGAACGTCCCGAGGATAGCGCTCACGGCCGGTGAACCAGCCGGGATTGGGCCGGACGTCATTCTCACAGCTGCACAACACACCTGGGATGCCGAGTTGGTCGCGATTGCCGATCCGGATTTGCTGCACGAACGAGCGCAGGCATTGGGGCTTAACATCACGCTGTCACCACTGGACCCAAACGCTCCAGCAGAAATCCGGCCGGCAGGCACCCTCGGTATCCAGCCCGTTCCATTGCACCACCCCACCCGTGCCGGCAAGCTGGATCCGGCGAACGCGCCCTACGTTATCGAGACGTTACGCGAGGCCGTCAAAGGCTGCCAGAAACATATCTACCAGGCGATGGTCACAGGCCCGGTGCAAAAATCGGTGATCAACGACGCGGGGATTCCCTTCACTGGCCACACTGAGTTTCTGGCGGAGGCCTGCGGGACACCGCAGGTCGTCATGATGCTGGCTACACGGCAACTGCGCGTCGCACTGGCAACCACTCACCTGCCACTGCGTGAAATAGCCAACGCCATTACGCCTGAACTACTCACGAGCACACTGAACATACTGCACACCGATCTCCGAGATAAATTCGGTATCCCCTCACCCAGAATTGCTGTGCTGGGTGTCAACCCTCACGCCGGAGAAAGCGGGCATATGGGCCGCGAGGAGATTGACACACTGATTCCGGTCATGGAGGCCCTGCGGGCCGACGGCATGGATTTGACAGGACCATTGCCCGCAGACACCGCCTTCAACCCAAAGGTGCTGGACAACAGCGATGCGGTATTTGCGATGTACCATGACCAGGGCCTGCCTGTGTTGAAATACGCAGGCTTTGGCGAGGCGATCAACATCACACTCGGCCTTCCCCTGGTGCGCACATCGGTAGACCATGGCACAGCGTTGGAGCTGGCAGGAAGCGGTGAGGCTGACTGGCGCAGTCTGGAGCAGGCGATTCTAATCGCCTGTGAACTGTCGCAGGGTCAAAATACGCGGCGTTAA
- a CDS encoding ABC transporter ATP-binding protein: MSTEAQEVMLEMESVSLSYHTGKKTFDAGTHHVLNNVSLTLCKGEALGVIGRNGVGKTTTLRLMAGILAPTSGRVKVAEGKSASLLTLGLGFKPDLSGRDNALLAAMLQGSSRKEAEAFLGDIKAFSELGESFELPVKNYSAGMRARLAFTAALMTHVDILLIDEILSVGDAQFRGKALNAMQNRISGEQTVVFVSHMTDQVKVLCDRVIWLEHGKVVAEGPAEEVVDAYTRQVSIENKYVPEDEEGGQASG, encoded by the coding sequence ATGAGTACCGAAGCACAAGAGGTGATGCTGGAGATGGAGTCGGTGTCCTTGAGCTATCACACCGGCAAGAAAACATTCGATGCGGGCACACACCATGTACTCAACAATGTGTCGCTGACGCTCTGCAAGGGTGAGGCCCTTGGAGTGATCGGCCGCAATGGTGTGGGCAAGACCACGACGTTGCGCCTGATGGCAGGCATCCTCGCGCCGACCAGCGGGCGGGTCAAGGTGGCGGAGGGTAAATCTGCGTCATTGCTGACGCTCGGTCTGGGCTTCAAACCCGATCTGTCTGGTCGTGACAATGCTCTGTTAGCAGCCATGTTGCAGGGCTCCTCGCGGAAGGAGGCAGAAGCCTTTCTGGGCGATATCAAGGCGTTTTCCGAGCTTGGAGAGTCCTTCGAGCTGCCAGTTAAAAACTACTCCGCAGGTATGCGGGCGAGGCTGGCGTTCACTGCCGCGCTGATGACCCACGTTGATATTCTTTTGATTGATGAGATTCTCAGCGTGGGTGACGCCCAGTTTAGGGGCAAGGCACTCAACGCCATGCAGAACCGTATCAGCGGGGAGCAGACGGTGGTGTTCGTGTCGCATATGACTGATCAGGTGAAAGTGCTGTGTGATCGGGTGATATGGCTCGAACACGGCAAGGTGGTTGCCGAAGGGCCTGCAGAGGAAGTCGTCGACGCCTACACGAGGCAGGTAAGCATAGAAAATAAATACGTGCCTGAGGACGAAGAGGGTGGGCAAGCTTCCGGATAA
- a CDS encoding ABC transporter permease, with translation MAVFVTLREILTTTVDRQAMPLLQYFRLINIMARMALRADASRLFLGYIWWVLEPLLWVGVFYVVFVIILGTREADFLPFLMVGKLSFVWFSKSVTQASNSIVASKGLVGKINVPKSLFPMAAVHEGLYRQAAVFAMMFTYVLIDGYAFTATWVYLIPVMLVNYVMIIACALIGACAVCMARDFAPLIGLSMMFLMFTSGVFWDVRELADTATADMVLTLNPLAFLLDAYRQVLMYGVPPDIGHLLSIGAGFGAVLCVTVLVMRRASHYLALKALTA, from the coding sequence ATGGCGGTTTTTGTTACACTCAGAGAGATTCTAACAACCACAGTAGACCGCCAAGCAATGCCGCTTTTGCAATATTTTCGCCTGATAAACATCATGGCGCGCATGGCCCTTCGGGCCGATGCGTCAAGACTTTTCCTTGGCTATATCTGGTGGGTGCTAGAGCCTCTGCTGTGGGTCGGGGTGTTTTATGTGGTCTTCGTGATTATTCTGGGCACGCGCGAGGCAGATTTTTTGCCCTTCCTGATGGTAGGCAAACTGAGTTTCGTCTGGTTTTCCAAGTCGGTCACCCAGGCGTCCAACAGCATCGTTGCAAGCAAGGGCTTGGTGGGTAAAATCAATGTGCCAAAGTCCCTCTTCCCCATGGCAGCGGTGCATGAGGGCCTGTACCGTCAGGCCGCTGTTTTTGCCATGATGTTTACCTACGTGCTGATTGACGGCTACGCGTTCACCGCGACCTGGGTTTACCTCATCCCAGTCATGTTGGTGAACTATGTGATGATCATCGCCTGCGCCCTGATCGGTGCCTGCGCGGTCTGTATGGCAAGAGATTTCGCTCCGCTGATCGGTCTGAGCATGATGTTTCTGATGTTTACCTCCGGTGTATTCTGGGATGTTCGAGAGCTTGCTGATACCGCCACCGCGGACATGGTCCTGACGCTCAACCCTTTGGCCTTTCTGCTGGATGCATACCGACAGGTCTTGATGTACGGCGTGCCGCCGGATATCGGGCACTTGTTGTCAATTGGCGCGGGTTTTGGTGCTGTCTTGTGTGTCACGGTGCTGGTAATGCGGCGCGCATCCCACTACCTGGCTCTGAAGGCGTTGACGGCATGA
- the rsmA gene encoding 16S rRNA (adenine(1518)-N(6)/adenine(1519)-N(6))-dimethyltransferase RsmA, whose translation MSKAPRQHRARKRFGQNFLHDHAVIEQINEAIYPLSGQRLVEIGPGMGALTGVLLESDCALDVIELDRDLIPGLLAAFSLKPRFQLHNADALDFDFHSLLQADHREQLRVVGNLPYNISTPLIFKLLEDCAIIKDMHFMLQREVVERLAATPGNKQWGRLGIMAQYLCNVEHVFDVPPEAFRPAPKVQSAVVRMTPRNTSPWPECDAAALGKLAKAAFAQRRKTLRNNLKGLIDSAGLERLGIDPGARAETLDLEQLISITNAIDV comes from the coding sequence ATGAGCAAGGCACCCAGACAGCACAGGGCACGTAAACGCTTCGGGCAGAATTTCCTGCACGACCACGCTGTCATTGAGCAAATTAACGAGGCAATATATCCGCTGAGCGGGCAGCGTCTGGTCGAAATTGGCCCCGGCATGGGTGCTCTAACCGGCGTCTTGCTCGAGAGCGACTGCGCGTTGGATGTAATAGAACTCGATCGGGATCTGATCCCCGGACTACTGGCTGCGTTCAGCCTCAAACCAAGGTTCCAGTTGCACAACGCCGATGCGCTCGATTTTGATTTCCACTCCCTGCTGCAGGCCGACCACAGGGAACAACTGCGGGTGGTGGGCAACCTGCCCTACAACATTTCTACTCCATTGATTTTCAAGCTTCTCGAGGACTGTGCCATCATCAAAGACATGCACTTCATGCTGCAGCGAGAGGTCGTGGAGCGACTTGCGGCAACACCAGGCAATAAACAGTGGGGACGCCTCGGCATCATGGCCCAGTATTTGTGCAACGTGGAACACGTGTTCGATGTGCCACCGGAGGCGTTTCGGCCAGCGCCGAAAGTACAGTCCGCCGTTGTGCGGATGACGCCTCGGAACACATCGCCGTGGCCCGAATGTGATGCTGCTGCCCTTGGCAAACTGGCCAAAGCCGCGTTCGCCCAGCGCCGCAAGACCTTGCGCAATAACCTGAAAGGACTTATCGATAGCGCGGGCTTGGAGCGACTGGGCATTGATCCCGGCGCACGAGCCGAAACACTCGATCTGGAGCAGCTGATCAGCATAACCAATGCCATCGATGTCTGA
- the apaG gene encoding Co2+/Mg2+ efflux protein ApaG, whose amino-acid sequence MKTAFLPAHSNPQYDQYTFAYSITISNGSDLPVQLMSRHWVITDAGGRVQEVKGDGVVGEQPVIAPNGSFHYSSGATLETPVGYMEGRYFMVVREPPEISPQDLPTFEVPIPAFSLHTPTALN is encoded by the coding sequence GTGAAAACGGCGTTCCTGCCCGCCCACTCAAACCCCCAGTATGATCAATATACCTTTGCCTACAGCATCACCATCAGTAACGGTAGCGACCTGCCGGTTCAGTTAATGTCACGCCACTGGGTGATCACTGATGCCGGAGGTCGGGTGCAGGAAGTGAAAGGGGACGGTGTCGTGGGTGAGCAGCCCGTTATTGCACCCAATGGCTCGTTTCACTACAGCAGCGGTGCGACACTGGAGACGCCTGTGGGATATATGGAGGGCCGCTATTTTATGGTCGTGCGAGAGCCCCCGGAGATCTCTCCGCAAGACCTGCCCACTTTCGAGGTGCCAATTCCCGCTTTTTCCCTGCACACTCCGACGGCGCTCAACTAA
- a CDS encoding symmetrical bis(5'-nucleosyl)-tetraphosphatase → MATYVVGDIQGCLQPLRCVLEAVSFKAGRDTLWCVGDLVNRGPKSLKTLRFLYRMRDQLVAVLGNHDLHLLAVAAGVRKPGSSDTLDAILDAPDKDELLDWLASLPLVHREKDYTLVHAGIPPQWSVKQSLAFSREVESALQGRDKLAFLTDMYGNQPDCWSDDLAGTARLRVITNYFTRMRYCSADGTLDFKSKGPPLEKSDRSPSAMIPWFHHTGRKAAKDRILFGHWASLEGVTDNPRAIALDTGCVWGGALSLYDLDSGQWTRCRCEDGKCQEAHTS, encoded by the coding sequence ATGGCTACCTATGTCGTTGGCGACATACAGGGGTGCCTGCAGCCCCTCAGATGCGTTCTCGAAGCCGTCTCCTTCAAAGCCGGTCGCGACACCCTGTGGTGCGTCGGTGACCTCGTCAACCGAGGGCCAAAATCTCTGAAGACGCTGCGTTTTCTCTACCGCATGCGCGATCAGTTAGTGGCGGTACTGGGCAACCATGATTTGCACCTGTTGGCGGTCGCGGCCGGAGTTCGAAAACCCGGTTCGTCGGACACGCTCGACGCGATTCTCGATGCACCGGATAAAGACGAATTACTCGACTGGCTGGCAAGCCTGCCCCTCGTTCACCGGGAAAAAGACTATACCCTGGTTCATGCGGGCATCCCCCCCCAGTGGAGTGTCAAACAGTCGCTGGCGTTTTCACGCGAAGTAGAGTCCGCCCTGCAGGGCCGAGACAAGCTGGCATTTCTCACCGATATGTACGGCAATCAACCGGATTGCTGGTCCGATGACCTGGCAGGCACCGCGCGCCTGCGCGTTATCACCAACTACTTCACCCGAATGCGCTACTGCAGTGCAGACGGCACCCTTGACTTCAAAAGCAAAGGGCCGCCGCTAGAAAAAAGCGATCGATCCCCATCCGCCATGATTCCGTGGTTTCATCACACGGGCCGCAAGGCCGCCAAGGACCGCATTCTTTTCGGCCACTGGGCCAGCCTTGAAGGCGTCACGGATAACCCCCGCGCAATAGCTCTCGATACGGGCTGTGTCTGGGGTGGTGCCCTGTCGCTTTACGACCTCGACAGCGGGCAGTGGACCCGTTGCCGCTGTGAAGATGGAAAGTGCCAAGAGGCGCACACATCATGA
- a CDS encoding multifunctional CCA addition/repair protein, whose product METYLVGGAVRDSLLDYPVAERDWVVVGARPEDLLTRGFQQVGKDFPVFLHPDTKEEYALARTERKRGHGYTGFAVDCDPAVSLEDDLKRRDLTINAIARDEGGRLIDPYNGQQDLERRVLRHVSAAFVEDPLRVLRTARFAARYAHLGFTVAPETLALMRDIVQQDELAHLPPERVWTEMDRALGERNPEVFIEVLRNCAALAKLLPELDALFGVPQPEAHHPEVDTGLHVLMALQQAASISAERDIRFAVLTHDLGKGTTPEDEWPRHIDHEQRGLDLLEAACQRLRPPRRYIELARAVCQYHTLVHRALELNGKTLLKLLTAADAIRRPDRFESFLLACEADARGRSGLEGRQYPQADYLRRARDATVAVNARQFDTQALSGKAIGEAIRRARIEALEQFRQAAK is encoded by the coding sequence ATGGAAACCTATCTTGTTGGTGGCGCAGTGCGTGATAGCCTGCTCGATTACCCGGTCGCCGAGCGCGACTGGGTGGTGGTCGGTGCGCGACCAGAGGACTTGCTGACGCGGGGCTTTCAGCAGGTCGGCAAGGATTTCCCCGTATTTCTGCACCCGGATACCAAAGAGGAATACGCTCTCGCTCGCACAGAGCGCAAACGCGGGCACGGGTACACTGGCTTCGCCGTAGACTGCGACCCTGCCGTCAGCCTTGAAGACGATCTCAAAAGGCGCGACCTGACGATCAATGCCATTGCCCGGGATGAGGGCGGCAGACTGATTGATCCTTATAACGGCCAACAGGATCTGGAACGCCGCGTTTTACGCCATGTGTCGGCGGCTTTTGTAGAGGACCCTCTGCGCGTACTGCGCACCGCGCGATTCGCCGCTCGCTATGCCCATCTGGGATTTACCGTTGCCCCTGAAACTCTGGCGCTAATGCGCGATATCGTACAGCAGGATGAGTTGGCCCACCTCCCCCCAGAGCGCGTGTGGACAGAAATGGACCGGGCCCTGGGTGAGCGCAACCCGGAGGTGTTCATTGAAGTGCTGAGAAACTGCGCGGCACTGGCAAAGCTGTTACCCGAATTGGATGCCCTTTTCGGCGTGCCGCAACCCGAGGCGCACCATCCGGAGGTGGATACCGGATTGCATGTACTCATGGCGTTACAACAGGCCGCATCGATTTCTGCTGAGCGTGATATTCGTTTCGCCGTGCTGACCCACGACCTGGGTAAAGGAACAACGCCAGAAGATGAATGGCCCCGGCACATTGACCATGAACAGCGCGGCCTTGATTTACTGGAGGCCGCCTGTCAACGCCTGCGCCCTCCTCGCCGCTATATCGAGTTGGCCCGCGCGGTGTGCCAGTACCATACGCTGGTTCATCGCGCCCTGGAATTGAACGGCAAGACCCTGTTGAAGTTGCTCACCGCGGCAGATGCCATACGACGCCCAGACCGCTTTGAATCTTTTTTGCTGGCATGCGAGGCCGATGCCCGCGGGCGATCAGGGTTGGAGGGCAGGCAATACCCACAGGCAGATTACCTGCGCCGTGCCAGGGACGCGACAGTGGCCGTCAACGCTCGGCAGTTCGATACTCAGGCGCTCTCGGGCAAGGCCATCGGCGAGGCCATCCGGCGGGCGCGCATCGAGGCCCTTGAGCAGTTCAGGCAGGCAGCGAAATAA
- the folK gene encoding 2-amino-4-hydroxy-6-hydroxymethyldihydropteridine diphosphokinase: MSQSRVFLGIGSNIERERYITAGLDAVHELFGELSLSSVYDSAAVGFEGKPFLNLAACVVTALSLPELALALRHIERMHGRPENASRFSSRQLDIDILTYNDEIGIISGVELPRGEILENAFVLRPLAELAPEAVHPVQRRSYAELWEEFDQTSQPLEKVQFSWRGRVISLPA; encoded by the coding sequence TTGAGTCAATCCCGGGTATTTCTGGGCATAGGCAGCAATATTGAGCGTGAGCGCTATATCACAGCCGGATTGGACGCGGTGCATGAGTTGTTCGGCGAGCTATCGCTTTCGTCGGTTTACGATTCCGCTGCAGTGGGTTTCGAGGGAAAGCCCTTTCTGAATCTGGCGGCTTGCGTCGTAACGGCGTTGTCCCTGCCTGAGCTTGCTCTGGCGCTGCGTCACATTGAGCGGATGCACGGGCGTCCCGAAAATGCGTCTCGTTTCAGTTCTCGACAACTGGACATCGATATTCTCACTTACAACGACGAGATCGGCATTATCTCGGGCGTAGAACTGCCCCGCGGGGAAATACTGGAAAATGCGTTTGTGCTGCGCCCGCTGGCCGAGCTTGCGCCAGAGGCGGTGCACCCTGTGCAGAGGCGAAGTTACGCTGAACTCTGGGAGGAGTTCGACCAGACTTCACAGCCCCTGGAAAAGGTTCAGTTCAGCTGGCGTGGACGCGTTATTTCGCTGCCTGCCTGA
- the folB gene encoding dihydroneopterin aldolase: MNTVYIRGLRAEAVIGIHPWEREIRQALVLDLEMASDTPRAAATDRIADALDYAAIADRVTGLVEASEYQLIETLAEAVARAVCDEFDVPWLRLRLSKPGAVDAADDVGVVIEWGENT; this comes from the coding sequence ATGAATACGGTATACATTCGTGGATTGCGGGCGGAGGCGGTGATCGGTATTCACCCCTGGGAGCGTGAGATTCGTCAGGCTCTGGTGCTGGATTTAGAGATGGCGAGTGATACGCCTCGCGCGGCAGCGACCGACCGTATTGCAGACGCTCTCGATTATGCCGCGATTGCCGACCGGGTTACGGGACTGGTTGAAGCGAGTGAGTACCAGTTAATTGAAACGTTGGCTGAGGCGGTGGCGCGCGCCGTGTGTGACGAGTTTGATGTGCCCTGGCTGCGCCTGCGGCTCAGCAAGCCCGGTGCGGTAGATGCGGCAGACGACGTGGGTGTAGTGATTGAATGGGGCGAAAACACTTGA
- the tsaD gene encoding tRNA (adenosine(37)-N6)-threonylcarbamoyltransferase complex transferase subunit TsaD, producing MLVLGLETSCDETGVALYDTGAGLLAHALFSQVDIHVEYGGVVPELASRDHVRKVLPLVQEVLQDAGRDERSIDAVAYTAGPGLAGALMVGATLARALAWGWGIPALGVHHMEGHLLAPMLEEESPPFPFVALLVSGGHTQLVRVDAIGRYRLLGESLDDAAGEAFDKVAKMLGLPYPGGPHVARLAERGDASRFDFPRPMVNRPGLDFSFSGLKTHTLNTVAACTGDGELTEQDRCDIASAFEQAVVSTLVIKCRRALRQEGLKTLVMAGGVSANRYLRAELKRALAKEQAAVFYPAPVFCTDNGAMIAYAGAQRLAAGQFDEADVAVRPRWPMDELPPLDAVGAVQ from the coding sequence ATGCTGGTGCTGGGCCTGGAAACCTCCTGTGACGAGACAGGGGTAGCGTTGTATGACACCGGCGCGGGTTTGCTGGCACACGCCCTGTTTAGCCAGGTGGATATTCACGTGGAGTATGGCGGGGTGGTGCCGGAGCTGGCCTCCCGTGATCATGTGCGCAAAGTCCTGCCGCTGGTGCAGGAGGTATTGCAGGACGCCGGGCGCGATGAACGGTCGATCGATGCCGTCGCCTACACGGCCGGCCCCGGTCTGGCGGGGGCACTGATGGTCGGCGCTACCCTGGCGCGGGCGCTGGCGTGGGGCTGGGGTATACCTGCACTGGGTGTGCACCATATGGAAGGCCATTTGTTAGCGCCGATGCTCGAGGAGGAGTCCCCTCCGTTCCCCTTCGTGGCCTTGCTGGTATCCGGAGGGCATACTCAGTTGGTGCGCGTGGATGCTATCGGACGTTACCGACTATTGGGTGAATCCCTCGATGATGCCGCGGGTGAAGCGTTCGATAAAGTGGCGAAAATGCTCGGGCTGCCTTACCCCGGCGGCCCACACGTTGCCCGACTTGCCGAGCGAGGAGACGCCTCGCGATTCGATTTCCCGCGGCCCATGGTAAATCGCCCGGGGCTGGATTTCAGTTTCAGCGGTCTCAAAACCCACACCCTCAATACGGTCGCCGCTTGCACTGGTGACGGCGAACTCACGGAGCAGGATCGCTGTGATATTGCGTCAGCCTTCGAGCAGGCGGTGGTCTCGACTCTGGTAATAAAATGTCGTCGAGCGTTGCGGCAGGAAGGCTTGAAAACATTGGTAATGGCAGGTGGAGTGAGCGCCAATCGCTATTTGCGCGCGGAGCTGAAACGTGCGCTGGCGAAGGAACAAGCCGCGGTGTTTTACCCCGCGCCGGTATTTTGTACCGATAATGGCGCCATGATTGCCTATGCGGGTGCGCAGCGCCTCGCGGCCGGCCAGTTCGATGAGGCCGATGTTGCGGTTCGCCCGCGTTGGCCGATGGACGAGTTGCCCCCCCTCGATGCTGTCGGTGCGGTGCAATGA
- the rpsU gene encoding 30S ribosomal protein S21, with translation MPHIKIKENEPFDVALRRFKRSCEKAGVLAEVRKREHYEKPTTVRKRAGAAAVKRHLKKLSRENRKRVRLY, from the coding sequence ATGCCCCATATCAAGATCAAGGAAAACGAGCCCTTCGACGTGGCGTTGCGGCGCTTCAAGCGCTCCTGTGAAAAAGCCGGCGTTCTCGCCGAAGTTCGCAAGCGCGAGCACTACGAAAAGCCAACGACTGTGCGCAAGCGCGCGGGCGCCGCTGCGGTGAAACGTCATCTCAAAAAGTTGTCCCGCGAGAACCGTAAACGCGTCCGCCTGTACTGA
- a CDS encoding GatB/YqeY domain-containing protein codes for MSEDSLTQSIKAATKAAMKAKAKERLTALRLMQAEFKRIEVDERIEVDDARALAVLDKMVKQRRDSAQQFTDANRVDLADKENAEIAVIQEFLPSQLSEGELSDLIDAAIASTDASGMAAMGPVMGQLKPRLAGRADMGAVSQMVKAKLTG; via the coding sequence ATGAGCGAAGACTCTCTCACCCAGTCCATTAAGGCGGCCACCAAAGCCGCCATGAAAGCCAAAGCCAAAGAACGCCTTACTGCCCTGCGGCTCATGCAGGCAGAATTCAAGCGCATTGAAGTCGACGAGCGCATCGAAGTAGACGACGCGCGCGCCCTCGCCGTACTCGATAAAATGGTCAAGCAACGTCGCGACTCTGCACAACAGTTCACCGACGCAAACCGTGTCGACCTGGCCGACAAGGAAAACGCTGAAATCGCCGTCATTCAGGAATTTCTTCCCTCACAGCTGAGCGAGGGGGAACTGTCTGATCTGATCGACGCGGCCATTGCCTCGACAGATGCCAGCGGCATGGCGGCCATGGGACCCGTAATGGGTCAACTCAAACCCCGGCTTGCTGGCCGCGCCGATATGGGCGCCGTCAGCCAGATGGTCAAAGCGAAACTCACCGGCTGA